Proteins from a single region of Desulfobacter postgatei 2ac9:
- the rpoZ gene encoding DNA-directed RNA polymerase subunit omega, whose translation MARVTIEDCLKNVDNRFTLVHLAAKRVRQVREGADFLVPPYKNEDVVTVLREIAANRIVVKKDPEPDDE comes from the coding sequence GTGGCACGTGTAACTATTGAAGATTGTTTGAAAAATGTGGATAATCGGTTCACGCTTGTACATCTGGCAGCCAAACGGGTCCGCCAGGTTAGGGAAGGGGCTGATTTCCTTGTACCACCTTATAAGAACGAGGATGTTGTAACTGTCCTGCGTGAAATTGCCGCTAACCGGATTGTTGTTAAAAAAGATCCCGAGCCTGACGACGAATAG
- a CDS encoding ATP-binding protein: MFELAREHDCKKLAIGHNKDDLIETLFINIFYAGKIGTMKPNQSFFGGHFNIIRPLSYIEKHEINSFAKVYNLPEFVNTCPSAGHTKRQDVADMLETMYRQNKHIKGNIFRAMGNISAGYLLEMP, translated from the coding sequence CTGTTTGAACTCGCCCGGGAGCATGACTGTAAAAAGCTTGCCATAGGGCACAACAAAGACGATTTGATTGAGACATTGTTTATTAATATTTTTTACGCGGGGAAAATAGGAACAATGAAGCCTAATCAGTCATTTTTTGGTGGACACTTTAATATTATCAGGCCTTTGTCCTATATTGAGAAGCATGAGATAAACAGTTTCGCAAAAGTTTATAATCTGCCGGAATTTGTTAACACATGCCCAAGTGCCGGTCACACGAAAAGGCAGGATGTGGCAGATATGCTTGAAACGATGTACCGGCAGAATAAACATATAAAAGGAAATATATTCAGGGCAATGGGTAATATCTCCGCTGGTTATCTTTTGGAAATGCCATGA
- the folE2 gene encoding GTP cyclohydrolase FolE2, translating to MMKDIQNQPDFRNIPIDKVGIKGLKYPVVVRDKLNGSQSTVAEINMYVDLPHQCKGTHMSRFVELLHTVVKTLVSLETLTSILEDMKASLGAKSAHIEIFFPYFIEKTSPCTQSKGLMDYNCTIIGSSNGRKKADIVLKVAVPVTSVCPCSKEISEYGAHNQRGEVLVAARFHKFIWIEDIVNLVERAASSDIYSVLKRADEKYVTEKAYDNPKFVEDIVRDVAKALIADSNITWFSVSAENFESIHNHSAYASIEHSRD from the coding sequence ATGATGAAAGATATACAAAACCAGCCGGATTTTCGGAATATTCCCATTGATAAAGTCGGTATTAAGGGGCTCAAATACCCGGTGGTTGTCCGGGATAAACTCAACGGCTCCCAGTCCACAGTTGCTGAAATCAATATGTATGTGGATTTACCCCATCAGTGTAAAGGCACCCATATGAGCCGCTTTGTGGAGTTGCTGCATACAGTTGTTAAGACACTGGTGTCTCTTGAGACTCTGACCAGTATTCTGGAAGATATGAAAGCCTCGCTTGGGGCAAAGTCTGCACATATTGAAATATTTTTTCCCTATTTTATCGAAAAAACATCGCCTTGCACCCAATCCAAGGGGTTGATGGACTATAATTGTACGATCATCGGCTCTTCCAATGGTCGGAAAAAAGCAGACATCGTGTTAAAAGTGGCGGTTCCGGTCACCTCGGTATGCCCCTGTTCCAAGGAAATTTCAGAATATGGCGCCCACAACCAGAGAGGAGAGGTACTTGTTGCTGCCCGGTTTCATAAATTTATCTGGATTGAAGATATTGTAAATCTGGTTGAACGGGCGGCATCCTCCGATATTTATTCCGTGCTGAAACGTGCAGATGAAAAATATGTCACCGAAAAAGCCTACGATAATCCAAAATTTGTAGAAGACATTGTAAGGGACGTGGCCAAGGCGCTTATTGCGGATTCCAACATCACCTGGTTTTCCGTGAGCGCAGAGAACTTTGAATCCATTCATAATCACAGCGCCTATGCATCCATAGAGCATTCAAGGGATTAA